From Cellulophaga lytica DSM 7489, a single genomic window includes:
- a CDS encoding lipocalin family protein, translating into MATVVFILLLTSCNKNDDDNSQDPLIGVWNYKSVSYINDTGETVNVNYDDCEKKSTYEFTADGKFKDTYYVSVENECLKDGEDPGTWKKSADKVYEIKSADVSFSGEIKFSGNTITINFDDDGEPYIAVFEKK; encoded by the coding sequence ATGGCAACTGTAGTATTTATTTTATTACTAACTTCTTGCAATAAAAATGATGATGACAATTCTCAAGACCCACTTATTGGCGTATGGAATTATAAATCAGTATCCTATATTAATGACACTGGAGAAACTGTAAATGTAAACTATGATGATTGTGAAAAAAAATCAACATACGAATTTACAGCTGATGGAAAGTTTAAAGACACATATTATGTTTCTGTGGAAAATGAATGTCTTAAGGACGGGGAAGATCCTGGTACTTGGAAAAAATCAGCTGACAAAGTTTATGAAATTAAGAGTGCTGATGTTAGCTTTTCTGGAGAGATTAAATTTTCTGGCAATACAATTACCATAAATTTTGATGATGATGGAGAACCATATATAGCAGTATTCGAAAAAAAATAA
- a CDS encoding fibronectin type III domain-containing protein, with amino-acid sequence MRYLLFLFFFVTHSTFLLAQQQDSISAPSIQAIARAQQGKILVRWAPTDASIWQRANTYGYTLERFTVYRDGKRLDAPEQKSIVTGALKPAPIESWEEISMSNDNAAILAQAIHGEDFEVGTDEGELMAIVNKVQQLEQRYSFALFAADMNFEAAKLAGLGFEDTDIKSNEGYLYRVKSAIPAELATNVKEGLIYIEASNTEPLPAPIDLVGVFKDKEVLLTWEYELFKSIYATYYVERSEDGTNYKRLDNLPLVNLNNTEDSPTKRMYYVDTLAQNNKKYYYRVLGVSPFGEQGKPSKSIVGQGQKALTATPFITNHKLIGDTNADIFWEFPKEKEPEVAEFQIRAATKDNGKYEIIKRGITPQVRSANITTQYATNYIKVIAVGKDSTETASFSALVQFVDSIPPAKPVGLIGVMDSLGITTITWEPNTEKDMLGYRVFRGNIKNEEYAQITIDPVTTNKFTDTVQVKSLNDKVYYTVVAVDNRYNNSDYSEVLEIKKPDVVPPSSPIFKEYKVYKDGVSLSWIKSVSTDVDRHQLYRKNKSTVSEWELVFETNDTITNFEDTKVAAATKYTYKIQAIDDSGLISADSPTLTIETASNTVDKVLKGLNATVDREQNNITLNWRKLPSEIKELVIFKSKKEGKPSTWKQLPATLTKIRDNNISPNNIYIYQVRPVFANGSFGTLETLEVNY; translated from the coding sequence ATGAGGTATCTACTCTTTCTTTTCTTCTTTGTTACGCATTCCACATTCTTGCTTGCTCAACAACAAGATAGTATTTCAGCGCCGTCTATACAAGCTATTGCCAGAGCACAACAAGGCAAAATATTAGTGCGTTGGGCACCAACAGATGCTAGTATATGGCAAAGAGCAAACACTTACGGCTATACACTAGAACGCTTTACAGTATATAGAGATGGTAAAAGATTAGACGCACCAGAACAAAAAAGTATTGTTACTGGCGCTTTAAAACCTGCTCCTATAGAATCTTGGGAAGAAATTTCTATGTCTAATGATAATGCAGCCATACTAGCACAAGCAATTCACGGTGAAGATTTTGAAGTAGGTACAGATGAAGGTGAACTAATGGCTATTGTAAATAAAGTACAACAATTAGAACAGCGTTATTCTTTTGCTTTATTTGCTGCTGATATGAATTTTGAAGCTGCAAAATTAGCTGGCTTGGGTTTTGAAGATACCGATATTAAAAGTAACGAGGGTTATTTATACCGCGTAAAATCTGCTATTCCCGCAGAGTTAGCTACTAATGTAAAAGAAGGTTTAATTTATATAGAAGCTTCTAATACAGAGCCACTACCCGCTCCTATAGATTTAGTGGGTGTTTTTAAAGATAAAGAGGTATTACTTACGTGGGAATATGAGCTGTTTAAAAGTATTTACGCAACGTACTATGTAGAACGTTCTGAAGATGGTACCAATTACAAACGTTTAGACAACTTACCATTAGTAAATCTAAACAACACAGAAGATTCACCTACAAAACGTATGTATTATGTAGATACTTTAGCTCAAAACAACAAAAAATACTACTATAGAGTATTAGGCGTTTCGCCTTTTGGAGAGCAAGGTAAGCCCTCAAAATCTATTGTTGGTCAAGGTCAAAAAGCACTAACTGCAACACCTTTTATTACCAATCATAAATTAATTGGAGACACCAATGCCGATATATTCTGGGAGTTTCCAAAAGAAAAAGAACCGGAAGTAGCTGAATTTCAAATAAGAGCTGCTACTAAAGATAATGGCAAATATGAAATTATTAAAAGAGGTATAACTCCGCAAGTAAGATCTGCAAATATAACCACACAATATGCTACAAATTATATAAAAGTAATTGCAGTAGGTAAAGATAGTACAGAAACAGCCTCGTTTTCTGCTTTAGTGCAGTTTGTAGATTCTATTCCGCCTGCAAAACCAGTTGGACTAATTGGTGTTATGGATAGTTTAGGAATAACTACAATTACTTGGGAACCAAACACAGAAAAGGATATGCTAGGCTACCGCGTTTTTAGAGGTAATATAAAAAACGAAGAATACGCACAAATTACAATAGATCCGGTTACCACAAATAAGTTTACAGATACAGTACAAGTTAAATCTTTAAATGATAAAGTATACTATACTGTGGTAGCTGTAGATAACAGATACAATAACTCAGACTACTCTGAGGTGTTAGAAATTAAAAAGCCAGATGTTGTACCACCATCTTCCCCTATTTTTAAAGAATATAAGGTTTATAAAGATGGAGTTTCGCTTTCTTGGATAAAAAGTGTTAGTACAGATGTAGACAGGCATCAACTTTACCGTAAAAATAAAAGCACTGTGAGCGAATGGGAACTTGTTTTTGAAACCAATGACACTATCACAAATTTTGAAGACACAAAAGTAGCAGCTGCAACAAAATACACCTATAAAATTCAGGCTATAGATGATAGCGGACTGATATCTGCCGACTCACCTACCCTAACCATAGAAACAGCTTCTAATACAGTAGACAAAGTTTTAAAGGGTTTAAACGCAACAGTAGACAGAGAGCAAAACAACATTACACTAAACTGGCGAAAATTACCATCAGAAATTAAAGAGTTGGTCATTTTTAAATCTAAAAAAGAAGGGAAACCTTCTACTTGGAAACAATTGCCAGCAACACTTACAAAAATTAGAGACAACAATATATCTCCTAATAATATCTATATCTACCAAGTACGCCCTGTATTTGCAAATGGTAGTTTTGGAACTTTAGAGACTTTAGAAGTAAATTATTAA